The Cyanobacteria bacterium GSL.Bin1 nucleotide sequence TGCCCACCACTAAAACGACCTCGTAAACTCTTTGTCTTACCGATGTAGAGCAACCCATTGTTTTTGTGCCGAATTGCATAAATACCGGGACGCATAGGAAGAGTGTCAAATTCACGGCTTAATGGTTGACATTCTTCAAAAGGGGTAAAGGCAATTGCATCTAAAATACCTCGGGCTTCAGTTTGAAGATCAGAGTCATTCGTTGGCATGGGAACATCGAAGGTTAACCGCATTAAATTATATTCCCATAACGCTAAAAAATAGTTAGATTCTATAATCTTCCCACTGCGATCGCGCTCCCCTCTCCTTCATCAAACAGCGAGGCTCTACGGCTCAGTCTGGAGACCTACGCGCTTCCCTCTCCTTTCTCAAACAGCGATCGCGCCCGATTTTTCTGAAACATCTAAGTCCGCCGCTGACTTTGGTCGTTAGCCATTGACAATGATTAAATTCTATAATCGTACAACAACTGTCACTTTCTATAAACATCTTTTCGGTGTTTGCATTGCAAGAGGAGAATCAGGAACTCTTTATCGTCGATTTCGTAACGAACACGATAAGCACCAATACGAATACGGTACTCATTGTCAGAACCTTTCATCTTGATCACTCCAGCAGGACGTGGGTCTTCAGCGAGTTGCTGGATTTTACCAGCAATACGCTCGTAAACGTCATCAGGCAAAGCATCTAGCTGTTTTTGTACAACTTTGGGCGTAATGATGATGTAGGTCATGTTGACTGCTCTGTGCGTTGTACCCTGTATTCATCAAAGGTCA carries:
- a CDS encoding GIY-YIG nuclease family protein, whose amino-acid sequence is MPTNDSDLQTEARGILDAIAFTPFEECQPLSREFDTLPMRPGIYAIRHKNNGLLYIGKTKSLRGRFSGGHKAFLWAWLDKYNDEEVRIAVQVLPYFGNPALLSELEAIILRATDPPYNVQIPTQR
- a CDS encoding type II toxin-antitoxin system RelE/ParE family toxin, whose translation is MTYIIITPKVVQKQLDALPDDVYERIAGKIQQLAEDPRPAGVIKMKGSDNEYRIRIGAYRVRYEIDDKEFLILLLQCKHRKDVYRK